The Niabella beijingensis genomic interval CGCTGGTCCGGATGTCCCGGCTTCCATAAGGATAGGCGGTCACTACCTGGTATCCCTGCCACTTCGCATCCGGATTCGCGGCATTCAACGCCTTTGTAAATGCAACTGCGTGGGAGGTATCCAGGCCAATAATGCCCACTCGTTTTCCTGCTGCTTTTTTACCGGTTGCCGTGGTCATTGCTGCCAGGCTATTGCCCATGATGCCGGCAATGGATACGGCTCCAACTGTTTTTACAAATTTTCTTCTATGCATAAAATACGATCATTATTTGTATCGGTCTTCCCATTTTTGTAAAATGCCTGATTCCGCCGCCGCATTACCCATATGCACTGCAATCGCCGTTTCTTTTCCTGTATGTACATTGGAAACCGGCAGCTGGCCGTCCCGTACACTTTTTACAAAACCACGTAATGCAAAAGTGGTGGGCTCTGTTTTTTCGGTATCATTGAAAATCACAATCCCCTCGCCCTTATTCAATACTTCCTTGGTAGCACCGGTAACCCCATCTACGATCATCTGCTCTTTTTTCAATTTTTCAGGAAACAGCAATGCACGGTCCCGTGTCATTTCAATAGTTCCGGTGCTTCCCAGGATTCTCGTAAGATATCCATTGTATTCATTACTTAAAACAGATACAATACTTGATTTTACGCCCCCTTCATAGTCATATATCACTCTCACATTATCGAAAGTAGTACGTCCGTCTCTCCAGAAATTAACATCGCCCATACCTATCGCTTTTAGAGGATGCCCGTCCTGCAGCCAGTTCACTATATCGATCTGGTGGGCGGAAAGCTCTGCCAGCGGACCTCCTGAAAACTCTTTATACATCCGCCAGTTCACCTGTTTTTCCATAGATGGATCGGTTACAGGCCGGCGCCAGTCTGAGTTCCGGTTATACTGGCATTCATAATGTGTTACTTTCCCGATCAATCCGTCTGCAATAAGCTTTTTTATTTTAGGGTACATTCCATAGTACCGGTATTGATGCCCTACCTGTATTATAATTTGGGGCCGACTTTCAGACAACGCTTCCAGCTTAAGTGCCTGATCGATATCATAAGTCATCGTTTTTTCTACATAAATGTGCTTACCTGCTTCAATTGCATCCCTGGCTATCTGGTAATGCAGGTATAAAGGCGTTGCAATAATTACCGCATCCACCGATCTATCCTGTATCAGTTTTTGATATTCCGGATATAATTTGGCATCGGGAACTACTGTCTTACACCGCTGTAAGTGGCTGTTGTCAATATCACAACAGGCAGTTACTTTAGCACCATCAACCCTGGTAAGTAAATTCAGCAACCCCGATCCACGCTGACCAACGCCGATGAGCCCAATATTTACAGTACTCTTAAAAATACCGGCCTTGCCAATCGATGGTCCTGCCAGAAAACCAGCGGTACCCAGGGAGCTGGCATATAAAAAATCTCTTCTTGTAAAATTTTTTCTCATTTGATCTCTTGCGTAAATATATTATGGGTTGTTCCTGGAAGGCTTTCCGGCGCCCTCTTCACAACCGGACATTCGGCATACTCAGCCGGCATGTGCGTCTCATTCAATAATTCTATCCGTTATTTATGGCATCTAAATTCTAAAAGCAATCAAAGACGAGATCTCAAAAACTTCGCTTATCGTGGTATAAAATTAGACTCCCTTCTAAAGATTTAATTATCGAATCACGCAATCCCTACTTCAAAAAACGCAAAATTTACTTTTTCTCTGCAAATTTCTTCAGGTACTCCGTGGGCGTGCAGTTCATAAATTTTTTAAAGATACGAGACAGGTTGCGGGAATCACTAAAACCGGATCGTATAGCAAGATCCAATAAAGACAGTTCCGGATGGGTAAGCAAGAGGTTTGCAAGATGTTCTATGCGGCATTTTAAAATAAACTGATAAACAGAGACGCCCATTTCATTTTTAAACTTGGTTTCCAGGTTTCTTCTGGATAAAGGCACCATACGGGTTAGCGCTTCAATGGAAAGTGCAGTGGTATAAGCAGACTCTATATATTGTACCAGTTCTCTTATATATTCATTAGCAACATTGTATCTTTCTGTAGACTGCCTCAGCTCTATACGCACGGGGTTTACAATAACATTATGGGGCATCGTCCGTTTGTCTAAAACCAGCTGATGCAGCAGTCTTCCTACCTCATATCCGCCCTTTTCCACATCCAGTACAATGGAAGAGAGCGGTGGATCAGAAAGATTACAGATCAAGTCATCATTATCGACACCAAGCAGGGCTATATCACCAGGGATCGAAATATTATTAAGCTTGCAAATGTCCGATACCTGCAGTGCAAAATAATCATCACATGCAAACAAGGCAACCGGCCTGGGAAGGCTCATGAGCCATTGGTTCAACCGTTCATACCCGCCGCCCCATTGCTCTTCGTTAAGATTCTCTGTTTCGAAATGGAAATACCTGCCACCCTGTTTTTCAATTTCACTTCTGAATCCTTCGGCTCTTTCTATTGACCAAACCACATTTTTATTTCCGTAAAAAGCAAAATCCCGGTAGCGCCGTTG includes:
- a CDS encoding Gfo/Idh/MocA family protein, whose protein sequence is MRKNFTRRDFLYASSLGTAGFLAGPSIGKAGIFKSTVNIGLIGVGQRGSGLLNLLTRVDGAKVTACCDIDNSHLQRCKTVVPDAKLYPEYQKLIQDRSVDAVIIATPLYLHYQIARDAIEAGKHIYVEKTMTYDIDQALKLEALSESRPQIIIQVGHQYRYYGMYPKIKKLIADGLIGKVTHYECQYNRNSDWRRPVTDPSMEKQVNWRMYKEFSGGPLAELSAHQIDIVNWLQDGHPLKAIGMGDVNFWRDGRTTFDNVRVIYDYEGGVKSSIVSVLSNEYNGYLTRILGSTGTIEMTRDRALLFPEKLKKEQMIVDGVTGATKEVLNKGEGIVIFNDTEKTEPTTFALRGFVKSVRDGQLPVSNVHTGKETAIAVHMGNAAAESGILQKWEDRYK
- a CDS encoding xylose operon transcription regulator XylR is translated as MIRILLLIDHSSKFSRRVLRGLIKYSKDYGPWLFYRLPPYYKTLYGEKGVLKSVREWKADAVIAQADSDDVNYLKGLGIPVIVQNYKERSDYFSNLTGDYRGTGVMAARFFIQRRYRDFAFYGNKNVVWSIERAEGFRSEIEKQGGRYFHFETENLNEEQWGGGYERLNQWLMSLPRPVALFACDDYFALQVSDICKLNNISIPGDIALLGVDNDDLICNLSDPPLSSIVLDVEKGGYEVGRLLHQLVLDKRTMPHNVIVNPVRIELRQSTERYNVANEYIRELVQYIESAYTTALSIEALTRMVPLSRRNLETKFKNEMGVSVYQFILKCRIEHLANLLLTHPELSLLDLAIRSGFSDSRNLSRIFKKFMNCTPTEYLKKFAEKK